The Marasmius oreades isolate 03SP1 chromosome 2, whole genome shotgun sequence genomic sequence TGCAAGCGGAGAGACGTCACGTGGCGTAGTCGGTTTCAACAGGGGCGTTGCCTTGCCGAGCCAGATTtgcatttccttcttcagcttcttctcgtctttcctttattcctACGCCCTCGCGGCCGTTGGGCCCTTCTCTTTCTATTCTTCCCCCTACCTTCATTCCTTCCCGttactcctcttcctctctacTGGTCTCTCCGCTGTCTAGCATCGCAATAGGATCCGAACATGAACCCATACTCAAGGTCCAGATATGAACAAGAAGGCATCGACAGCAAGATAGTTATCATGGGCAACTCTGGTACTTTCTCGTCCGGACCTATACGCGCTCATTTCATCCTCAATATGTCTCCCAGGTGTCGGAAAAACCAGTCTCCTACAACGATATACCCAAAATAAATTTGATCCTAAGAACACGACTTCTACGAGCGGAGCATTTTTTGTAACGAAGAAGGTCTATGTCAATGGTGTGAAGGTGCGGCTGCAGCTGTGGGATACGGCTGGCCAGGAGAGATTTCGTAGCATGGTGCGTTTCCGTTGTTTGCTTTCCTGTGCCAACTATTAATGTCAATCACAGGCCCCCATGTACTATCGTGGTTGGTTTGATCTCTATCTGAAGTTCGACTCGATTTCATTCTTCACTCTCTTCTAGGAGCGAATGCTGCGCTTGTACTGTACGATATCACCAATGCTTCAACTTTCGAGGATATCAAAGGGTGGTTAGCAGGTCGGATACCAATAAGCTCCTCTTGATTGTATGTTCTAACGTTTTTCGCTCAGAACTCAAGAAGAACTGTCCACCCGACTTAATTATCTACATTGTTGGATCTAAGGCGGACTTGCATTGTCAGAGACAGGTTACACCTGATTTCGCTCGGTTGTCAATACACAACTGGTTTCCTCCCCCTCGACCGCCTACACCGCCACCACCTCCTCCCCAACCATCTACACTCTCGTATATTCGACCCCGTTTCACCTCATTTCCCAGTATGCGATCCCCAACACTTCCGTCACCCCCTACCCACTCATCATCCGAAACGATACCTTACTTGGACTTGCCATCCGATCGTCCTTCTGCCTTGAAACGCAGTAATACCGCAGCTCCCGCTCGCCCAAGAAGAACTGGTGCATCGTCTTTAACGCGATCTAACACAACAACGGGGGCCAGACCACAAATGTCTCGTTTCGGTGCACCCTTTAGCATTCAGACTGGAGGCTACAGCGAACTCTTAGATACAAGCAGCAACAGTATCAATGAGGAAGACGAGGGCCAAGATGACGAGGAACAGCAGTGGGGACTTAGTAAGGGTATGGAGCTATTTGAGGTTTCTGCCAAGGACGACATCGGTAAGCTCGGTCAGGACAAGCCGATACGCTTGTCTTATCTCAATGATTTTTAGGTATCCAGAATCTTTTCGACCACGTGATTTACGCTATAATCCAGAAGAAGGATGTAATTGAGAAGGAGAACGAGCTGAAGAAGCGGGATAGCGTCTTTCTGACAACCGTTGCTAAACCTACATGGACAGCCCAggctgaagaagaggaggctCGCGAAAAAGCAGAAAGGTCGGCGGGAGGGTGGGGTTGTTGCTAGAGGCACAAGCCACCCACACGTCGCCTTTCTTTGTTGTCGCATTTTCATTCTTTCATTTTTTCCCTGTGCTCGTGCTGTCCATCTGCTCATGTTCGCGTGTTTGTATCTTTCCGACTCTGTGTTTCTTCTTGACTCTCCTTTCCCCGCCAATGGTTTATACTTATCGatattttcttttctcactCAGCTACATCCACAGTCTTCAATGTTTTCCTCACTTTCTTTCATGTCATGATCATCATTACTCTATGCAGCCCAACAGCGAGTTCATCCCACAGTATCTGAGTACCACCCTCTATCTGATCTCCTCTATTTTCCCTAGCCTTCTGATTTATCCTACTCTATATTGCCGCCTCCTAGTAAATAGTTTCTTATTCGTACATGTAACGCTTCCCTAGGGACTTCTTTTTAAAGGATGCTGTGACTGGAATAAATAGATAACAGCCTGTCCCGACCTGTCATCCATATCTCAGTTCCAATATtgttcctgctaccctcctcCTCTATGTCGCTCATCCCACCTGACCCGGCCAAAGACTCCGCTCCTCTGTCCAAAACCCAAGCTTGCATTCCTGAACATTGCTATTACGCATTCGACTCTCTGTACTGTGCACTATCTCCTTCCGCAACCCCCATCGCCCCCACGTTCGTTGATGACCCGTAGTACGTGTGGTTAACTGTTTCCTCATCATGCTCGATTCGTGATCTCTCGATTCTGTAGCCCACTCTTTATAACATGGAACACACGTTCATCTCGTTCAGGACGCTCCAGATTAAGAGGATGCATAGGGACTTTCGAGCCTCAACCCCTCTACGAAGGGTTGGCTGATTACGCCTTAACAAGCGCCTTTCGCGACTCGAGATTCAGAAAGATCGACCGGTCAGAGTTACAAAATCTGGAGTGTTGGTGAGTCATATCCAGACACATCAACGTCCAATGTTCAATGATGTCGCCTAGTGTTTCTCTGTTAACAGATTTTGAGGATGCCGACTCGTATTTGGATTGGACAATTGGAGTGCACGGAATTCATATTAGCTTTCCTCACCCGTCGCTTCTCAACAgttcatcgtcgtcatctaCAACCCCTTCGCCtctctcatcatcctcttaCCTTCCACGATTGACTCGAAAGCAGAACTTCACTGCGACTTACTTACCAGAGGTCATACCTGAACAAGGTTGGGATAAGGTGGAAGCTGTAGATAGCGCCATTCAGAAAGCTGGCTGGAATGGCACCATCACAGAAGATATACGAAGGAGTGTGAAGCTACGAAGGTATCAAAGCAGCCAATGTGTCATTGATTGGGATGATTATCTCTCATGGAGGAAGGAGCATGAAGCCAAAGCCAAAGCCTAGGAGCGGCCCCCAACAAACAGTTCCAATATAGAAATCGGACTTTGTAATATTAAAAGCGGTATTGTAAACAAGGTACTGTTTAAATAATCCTCCCTAAACCCATTCACCAGGCTCCTCCGATGCGGGGGGCGTAACACGAAATCCGATATGCTCCAAGTGAGTTTGCGCATCCTCAGAGAAGATGATAGTCCGCAACCGCCCCATGCGCCCTCCCCAATTGTCAGTAAATCGAGCTTCCATTTCCAGCCACACCTTTCTAATGATATTGATGTCATGCCCTGTGGTCTTATCAAACGCGAGTAAGATCCAGTAGAGTAATAAAGGGGAAGGGTGGATGATTTCGGGGAAAGCCATGAAATCACGATATATCTCGCGGAGATTATCCAACGTCCAAGTTTGGGATGTAGATTCAGTGGTCCCGTGTCGCGAGAACCCGAGAAAGAGGCCTCGAAAGACGGCATAGGTGGGAGAATACTTCGTGTGATATTCAAGTCCATCTTCTCCGCGTACGAGGGGAGCCCCCACTTCGATGTTATCCGAAGATAACATGTCTAAAAAGACGTTGATAGCCGCGTGTAAATCTCCATGATAAGCCAGCGCCTGGATCATTTCTGTGAAAGTGATTTCGTTGGGGATCATCTCTTCCGGTATGAGGATGCCTTCGGTCTCCAGCGTACGAAGACTGTCAGCTATTCGATCAGAATCGAAGTTGGCGTTTCTCAGCCTCGGATCCGAGATGGAATTATGCTTGAGGACACGATAGATCAAGTCCACGATATCCATACGTCCGGCGAGATTGTAGGCCCAGATGCAACTAGTGACACCGTcgagaccaagctccaagcCTTGCTGCCGCATCTTGTGAAGAGTGGACCGGACGCCCGACAGATTCGTGGTCGCGGAGAAGAAAGTAAGGAGAGAAAGGTGAGTTATTCTATCTGGGGGGAGCCCTGAAGAACGCATGAGGGTAGTTGCCCGTCCTAGAGTAGGAGGGTACAACGTCTTCGCTGCGATGCTCAGCAAAGTGTTGTAAGAATAGATATCGGGTTGAACTGGCTGAGAAGTGTCGAGAGGTGGGTGATCTGAAGGAGAAAATGTACTTCCAGGAGGCAATCCCAAAGACATTTCATTGAACACGTCTAGCGCCAGTTTAAACTCTTCTGGCCGATTTCTTCGCCATCCTTCTCCAGCATGCGCGATGAGGGCATTCCACTCATGAAGATGAATGATTCCGCCTGTTCTGCGGAGGGTGCACAGGACTGatagaagacgaagaaattgTGTCCGAGTCTTGGGATGTCTGCTGGCAAAAAGTCGACATAGTCGATGAAGATGTTGGAAAGGTATCTTTGGACGCCCACAATCGCCCTCTGGAGCGGGGGAGTTCAAAAGGTTTGAATACGCTTTCCATGCCTCGGAAACTGACTGGGTGTTGGCTATAATATGAAGGTTTTGATAGAACGACAAAACGGAAGAGTTTTCGGTATCTAGCTTCGGAGTAGTCGTGTCGGCGTCGGCGGTAGGCTGGTGTTGAAGATGGCGGGGCAGGAATTTCTTTCCATTCCAGAATTTGCCTCCGTAGAGAGGTGTTATTGGGAGATGATGATTGGATTTTCCCGAGATATACATGGGGTGCTCTCGAACAATTGGGTGCTCCCGGTTCCAGAATATTCTGTCCTTCACAGGACGAAGAGAATTGCGTTCTTGCGCGTCGACTGGACGCGAAGATTTTGTCTTTGGATCCTCTACACCGCTGACCTCTACAGCTACTACCCCGTTCTCTTTTACGCTTCCTACTTGAGATGTCTTCTGTGTAGGTATGGGAGGTGGGTGATTCCGGAAGCTGGCCCCGTCTGCATTGTGTCGGCCACGGAGACGGGGGAGGGCCTTCGACGTAAAACGTGTAATTTTTGCCGGCTGTGAAGTATGGCGTAGTAAACATTTGCGAAGACGTTGATGGGTCGTCAAACTGGAGAGTGAGCCCAGCGAAAACGCTTTGAGCATCAATAATAGAAAATGCAGTCATCCTTGTTCGAGTTTTTTGAGCACATGTCACCACCTACAGAGAAACATCATTTACCGCGACTTGCATTCAAAGATAGGGCCCTGGCGTCCCGAAAAAAGGTTCGGGCTGAGGGGAGGTGGTGGCGAGGACGGTGTTGGAAGGCAAAATCCAACTATGTACTGGGAGGCACTGGAACAAGCCGCCACAAGCGTCTATGGAGCGTGGAGACTTTACAGTGCACGCAGTCTTGTGTCAAGACTAAGCGACAGCGCTAGCTGTCAACTAcaattcattttcttttttgttcgCGGACAGACATCGTCTTTCCTACATATTTCACGCGATCCTAGCTATTGATGACATTATGAATGGTGTGGGTGCGTCGTGATATGGAGAAGAGATGTAGCAGATCATAGCGGTACTACATAAACGCATAAACACATAACTACGAAATAGAAGCTCATGCACGGGCTTTGAGCGTTCCCAAGAACgcctttttctcttctaTTGTTTGGAAAGAGCCGTGCTGCAGACAAAATTAGCCAACGTTCAAAGCAATACGAGCAAAACAAAAACTTACACCAAACTTAGAGGAAGTATCGATGAACTTGAGCTGAACTTTCTCCAAATCCCTCCGTGATGTGTGGACCATGAGAGACTTGCGAAGAGTGATGATACGCTTCTTGGTTCCAGGTATTGAGCCCTTCAACATCAAGAAGTCGTTCTTTACAATGCCATAGTGGGGGAAACCGCCCATCGGTGTGATGGCTTTCTTAGTGACGTCGTGTTCTGTCGATGCGTTGTGCGGGTCCTCGCCTGAACCAATGCGATAGATCTTCTTGTTGAGTTCAGTTCTGTGGTGATAACCGTCTGTCGAACAATTAGTCATACCTCGTTTCTGAGAATTGATACGTACTTTGACCAGCACGAGCGACCGAGAACATGACTTTCGAAGGATGCCAAGCACCGATACAAGCAACTTTACGAAGACCTTTGTGGGTCTTGCGTGGAAGCTTCTTGGTTCCCCATCGGTGTGTAACGCCTTCGAAACCGTGACCTTTCGTAACAGCGATAACATCGATGTTCTCGTCCTGCTCGAAGATGGTGCTGACTTCGAACGGCTTCTCGAACAGGTTGTGTGCGAATTCGACTTTGTCTGAAACGGAGCCACCGTTGACTTGGATTTCCATGAGGTGAGCCTTCTTCTGGCTCAAACCAGTCTTGCGGATCTGGGTGTGTGCCAAAACACGGACGACAGTGCAGTATTTACGAATACGCTCGAGTTCACGCGCAACTGACTTGCCACCATCCTCAGCGTGCTTCTTAGCGTAGCGGGTGAACGCCTTCTTCTTGGAGCGGTACCAATTCTTATAAAAGCGACGTTTGACTTCATCAGACAAGTGCGAGGCCCAAACCGTGGTGAGAGTGCGCAGCCCACGGGGAGTCTCGACATAGCCGACAACGCCAACGACAATCATGGGTGGTGTTTCAACGATAGTGACCGCCTCCACAACCTCACGTTTGTTCATTTCTGCAAGGTACTTGAGAATCCAGTATAGATCAAGTGCAAGTGCTACTCACTAGAGCCTGGACGATCAAGATCGCGTACAACGTGGGTCATACCAGACTTGTATCCCATTATTGCCGTCAAATGAACGGGTTTTTTGGGATCATCCTAACAAGATTTGAGAATTGTAAAGCGAAACAATCTAGTCGTCTAACGTACCTTAGGGAAGGACTTGACCTTTCCACGGTGACGAGCAGCACGCTTACGGGGCAAAAATCCGAGGGAACCGCTACGAGGCTCTTCGTACTGTTGTTTGGCTCATAAGAAAACCAAGATTTCGGACATTGAACGGTACGACTGAGGACGAACCTTACGGTGACTATGAGAAAGATCAAGTAGTGAATATTCTATCCATCTGAGGAAGCGGATAGGACGTACCTCATCTTGATCTTGAGGACGGCGGGGGGAGTATATTTCGAGTGCGTCCACAGATTTCCCCGCGATGGAACCCTTCGGCAAAAGCCGGTTAGTGGCTTTGATACTGTGTAGTTGTTTCTCACGGGTGAACGTGCTTCATATAGAACGCCGGCGGGCCGGGTAAACGACTTACAGTAGGCCCCGTTCTGCGTCGGATAAGATAGGATAGGATTATGATAGGATAAGGATGATTTACTATTTTTTGGCAGGCCCAACCCTGCAGAATCTTATCCTATCCGATGTGCAGAACGGGGCCTTATCGAATTTTTCCCTGGCACATCATGCGTTCAACGTTCGCCCGATCCGTTCACCTGCAGCTGGTCACCAGCAGAGATATAGATTGATTCGACACAACCCAAGACCAGCTAGAAAGAAAACATTTGAATGGATGGATGCCTTCGCACCAAGTCTCAAGCTCAAGCGATGCGGCTACTCGAGACTTTGCTCACTAACTTGACGCTCTCTAAGACTTCCAGTCTCGTCTCATGAGCCGTCCTCTCAGGTCCTCTCAGGGACAAGGGTTTGGGCTTGGTACGCGAAGCGTACGGACACGAGAGGCGAAACTTGGGCGCCCGCTGGGTGGGAGGGCGCCTGCTGTTGCCTCTGGTGATTTACCTGTATCATTTCGGCGATAGCGGTGATTTAGTCGTTGGATGGGTTGAACGTAGTAAGTATGAGAATATTAGTGTTTAACTGATGCCAATATAATGAAGAGGCTACTGTCTGTGTTGAAGTGGGATGCGTAAATTAGCAAGAATATAAGCTTTGGGGTATGAGTAACACATGATAAGGAGGGCCTCAGTGCTCGGGATGACACAAGAAAGACCTGGAGGAAAGTGTCCTGGCAGGTACTAAGATACATGATAAGCGATCCGGATACAGTGTAATGCACTGAGTGTGGATCATGCCACCAGTTCATACTGTGGAAAGATGGGTGGGTGGGAGGTCAAGAAAATTTGGGAAAGAGTGTGGCAAGCAGGTATGTCGTGCGGGCtgtcgacgacgacggtgAAAGAAAGGCAGCGAGGGCCGTGGGAAGGTGAGTGGACTCTCATTCGCTCGACTGGACCTGGCGGCGCTCGGGCCCGATCGCCGCTGACAATCCAGTCTCGTCTCATGAGCCGTCCTCTCAGGTCCTCTCAGGGACAAGGGTTTGGGCTTGGTACGCGAAGCGTACGGACACGAGAGGCGAAACTTGGGCGCCCGCTCACCCACAAACCACCATGACCCAACTGCGGGCGACCAAGACCGCTAAGCCCAACCCCGGAATGGTGGTTCCTCATCGCGGAAGGGTGCATCACTATCACAGGAACGTTTTGTTGGAGGGGGAGCTTCCCAGTCAAGTGCGGCTGCTCGTTTGGAGGCTTGGATTAAAATTGCCTTGTTGGCGTACTGGCCGAGCCATTCCGAGATGTCAATGGACTTCTCTATGGCATAAGCTTTACGAACTTCCTTGTCGTAGCGACGCGCAACGTCCCAACCCAGTTCGCCGGACATCTGTCGGACGATACGATGGTGACTGTTGAGCGCTTCAGAACGGGTGAGGTCCCAAAGGATGCGCATGCATGCTTCCACAATCTCTGCTGCCCGCGTCCAGTCATGTTCAGAGATGTAGTCATCCCCTGCAGCATCTAGCCCTTTTTGAATCAGGTTACCTCCCTCTGAGAGTACCAGGGCGTCGTCAGCTGAGTGCAAGCCAGGTACGTTTTGGCCTTTGATCACCGCTGGGTAGGGGATGTAATCGAGACGGCTGATGGCTGCATCAATCCGCTTGGGTGGGGCTGGTAACGCAGTTGGGAGAGGCGGTTGTCAGCATAAGATCTGCTGTGTGGGAAAGTAGGTGGAAAGGAGGCGAATGAACGACGAGAAGAACAGCAAGCAAGTGGCAGCAAGAAGGCAGCAAGCAAGCAAATAAAACGGCAGAAGCAAACAGACAGCAGAAAAACAGCAAGCAGGTGAACAGCGAGAGAAAACAGCAAGCAAGCAAGCAGACGGCGAGGAAAAGGCAGCAAGCAGGCAGACAGCGAAGAAAAAGGCAGCAAGCAAGCAGACGGCGGGAAAACAGCAAGCAAGTGAACAGCGAGAAACGGCAAGTGGTCAATAGCAGTAACGACAATGTACCAGTGCTATTGATGGAGGGGAGAAAACTAACCTGCGAGGAAACCCTTGCCTTTGTAGCCTGGTATTATGTCGGGAATGCTTGATGCTCTGTTGACTTTATTGGCAATGAAAGCGTTTACGGCTTCGTCGTTGCTGAAGAGTCTCTGGTGAGGTGCAGGTAGTGGGTGTGAAGGGCGAAAGGGTTCGAAGTGGCTGTTGGTATGTGGGTGGTGTACAGAGTGGGGAATTGGGTGAGGGAAGGTGGTATTGGATGTAGGGTGATGAGGTTGAGGAAACGCGAGATATGGTGGGTTGGTTGGTTGGTAGGTTTGAATTGGTGGTTCTCTGGGTCTGTTGGAGTGAGGGAGATGTAACGAATGAAGAGGTGGTAGGTTGTTGGCGGTAGCATTGGGGTTACTACTGATGTTCAGGTTGTGAAGATTACGAGACATTAAAAAGAGAGCGTAAATGAGGGTCAAGAAAATTTGGGAAAGAGTGTGGCAAGCAGGTATGTCGTGCGGGCtgtcgacgacgacggtgAAAGAAAGGCAGCGAGGGCCGTGGGAAGGTGAGTGGACTCTCATTCGCTCGACTGGACCTGGCGGCGCTCGGGCCCGATCGCCGCTGACAACTAACAGATCTCTAATCTTACAGAGCGGTGGCGGTCAGTGTTGCTCGGACACATTGTCCCAGCTACATTTTGGTGTCCAGCCAGTAGCCTAGCCGACGCATCAGTAGCGGACACCCTTGTGACCGCTGTGGCGGACACAGGAAAGGCAGT encodes the following:
- a CDS encoding uncharacterized protein (BUSCO:EOG09263ZSC), whose product is MSLIPPDPAKDSAPLSKTQACIPEHCYYAFDSLYCALSPSATPIAPTFVDDPYPLFITWNTRSSRSGRSRLRGCIGTFEPQPLYEGLADYALTSAFRDSRFRKIDRSELQNLECCVSLLTDFEDADSYLDWTIGVHGIHISFPHPSLLNSSSSSSTTPSPLSSSSYLPRLTRKQNFTATYLPEVIPEQGWDKVEAVDSAIQKAGWNGTITEDIRRSVKLRRYQSSQCVIDWDDYLSWRKEHEAKAKA
- the RPL3 gene encoding 60S ribosomal protein L3, with the translated sequence MSHRKYEEPRSGSLGFLPRKRAARHRGKVKSFPKDDPKKPVHLTAIMGYKSGMTHVVRDLDRPGSKMNKREVVEAVTIVETPPMIVVGVVGYVETPRGLRTLTTVWASHLSDEVKRRFYKNWYRSKKKAFTRYAKKHAEDGGKSVARELERIRKYCTVVRVLAHTQIRKTGLSQKKAHLMEIQVNGGSVSDKVEFAHNLFEKPFEVSTIFEQDENIDVIAVTKGHGFEGVTHRWGTKKLPRKTHKGLRKVACIGAWHPSKVMFSVARAGQNGYHHRTELNKKIYRIGSGEDPHNASTEHDVTKKAITPMGGFPHYGIVKNDFLMLKGSIPGTKKRIITLRKSLMVHTSRRDLEKVQLKFIDTSSKFGHGSFQTIEEKKAFLGTLKARA